In Vanrija pseudolonga chromosome 4, complete sequence, a single window of DNA contains:
- the EST1 gene encoding Carboxylesterase, translating to MSSTADATTLVTTTSGAVRGTTLPSGVARFLNIPYAAPPFGANRWKPPQPVVPWTGERLCDAWGPTSPQTQYGGTIGQVLKAMPTVDGDDILNLNVWVPASAAPAGGYPVVVWIHGGALERGASCIPIYDGAKFACDGVLCVSIHYRLGFEGFAVLPGVPLNLGLEDTVAALKWVHAEIGAFGGDSAKVTIMGESAGGVLVSALLSREDARSLVRGAIIMSAPLEAKRKDEVAKPTTQLAKALGTPATLDAWRDKKPLELLHARDKALAGKSILDGVPGFQLALDPASLPTSPSTVLRTIDTPILIGTTTEEHRLFLSPDELAAIPWWKQLLVRWVLGIPRAAAVAARRAFPGANAGDILGTLLLDVYMRKPLVQLATARPASTWVYEFAWPSPVRDLRAAHGVEIEFVFDNLAKGDDDRTLGGHTAPQSLADEMHAAWVAFVTSGNPGWDAFGKDRLTRVFDTHSQTVPLRRADIVDALP from the coding sequence ATGAGCAgcacggccgacgcgacgacgctggtgaccaccaccagcggcgcggtgcgtgGCACGACGCTCCCCTCTGGCGTGGCGCGCTTCCTCAACATCCCGtatgccgcgccgccgttcggCGCGAACCGCTGGAAGCCGCCCCAGCCCGTGGTCCCGTGGACGGGCGAACGGCTATGCGATGCGTGGGGGCCGACGTCCCCGCAGACGCAGTACGGCGGCACGATCGGGCAGGTGCTCAAGGCGATGCCGacggtcgacggcgacgacatccTCAACCTCAACGTCTGGGTGCCCGCTagcgccgccccagccggcGGATACCCCGTCGTGGTCTGGATCCATggtggcgcgctcgagcgcggcgcgagctgTATCCCGATCTACGACGGCGCGAAGTTTGCgtgcgacggcgtgctctgCGTCAGCATCCACTACCGCCTCGGGTTTGAGGGGTTCGCCGTGCTGCCCGGCGTGccgctcaacctcggcctcgaggacacTGTCGCCGCGCTGAAATGGGTGCATGCCGAGATTGGCGCGTTCGGCGGCGATAGCGCCAAGGTGACGATCATGGGCGAGAgtgcgggcggcgtgctcgtgtcCGCGCTGCTATcgcgcgaggacgcgcgcagCCTCGTCCGCGGCGCGATCATCATGTCCGCCCCGCTGGAGGCGAAGcgcaaggacgaggtggcgaAGCCCACCAcacagctcgccaaggcgctcggAACCCCGGCAACGCTCGACGCATGGCGCGATAAGaagccgctcgagctgctaCATGCGCGCGACAAGGCGCTGGCCGGAAAGTccatcctcgacggcgtcccTGGGttccagctcgcgctggaCCCAGCGTCcctccccacctcgccgtccacgGTACTGCGGACCATCGACACGCCGATCCTGATCGGCACCACGACGGAGGAGCACCGTCTCTTCCTCTCacccgacgagctcgccgccatcccGTGGTGGAAGCAGCTGCTCGTGCGGTGGGTGCTGGGCAtcccgcgcgcggcggcagtggctgcgcgccgtgcgtTCCCCGGCGCCAATGCCGGCGACATTCTCGgcacgctcctcctcgacgtgtACATGCGCAAGCCtctcgtccagctcgcgaCCGCGCGCCCCGCATCGACGTGGGTGTACGAGTTTGCGTGGCCGAGCCCCGTGCGcgacctgcgcgcggcgcacggcgtcgagatcGAGTTCGTGTTCGATAacctcgccaagggcgacgacgaccgcacgctcggcggccacACGGCCCCGCAGAGCCTCGCGGACGAGATGCACGCCGCGTGGGTTGCCTTCGTGACGAGCGGCAATCCCGGCTGGGACGCGTTCGGGAAGGACCGCCTCACGCGCGTGTTCGACACCCACAGCCAGACGGTGCCCCTCCGCCGGgcggacattgtcgacgcACTGCCATAG
- the apdG_0 gene encoding Acyl-CoA dehydrogenase apdG: MSKALKILSRDDVETHNKDGDLWIVIDSTVYDLSKFAKLHPGGLAVLLDEDVGEHHGPFPHPTRPLTLPAGQDATTVFYSLHRHEELQKPQYQRLVIGHIALEEPKIQPVGVGELSRVPYAESPWLNPSFHSPYYNDGHRRLQKEFRAFVDTVLYPDAQACEAAGTDASPEVYKAMAAKKINHMRLGPGKHLHGLTLMGGVKGEDYDAFHELIVTQELTRCGARGYGTGLGSGVFLGLPPVVNYAAEPLRSRVIDEVLNGKKVMCLAITEAFAGSDVQGMRTRADKQADGTWLINGHKKWISAGMFADYMLLACKTYGGDGPDGAVTAFLVDRSMGFETKVVPTSYSKAAGTSYVTFDNVRVPADHVIGEEGHGLLIIFGNFNHERWYMCASMARGSRSLIEECLLWSAQRKVFGKPLLAQAVIRNKLALMISKAEAMQTWIEFITFQMTKMDHRTQVKQLAGPISFCKMQFSLWEKELVSHAAQIFGGRALTATGMGRFVEMANRTGRFDDVLGGSGEVMGDLGVRQLIPHMPDDQKL, translated from the exons ATGTCCAAGGCCCTGAAGATCCtctcgcgcgacgacgtggagACG cACAACAAGGATGGTGACCTGTGGATCGTGATCGACTCGACAGTGTACGACCTGTCCAAGTTTGCCAAGCTGCACCCCGGTGGTCTGGCGGTGCTTCttgacgaggatgtcggTGAGCACCATGGCCCCTTCCCTcaccccacccgcccccTGACACTCCCAGCCGGCCAGGACGCAACGACCGTCTTCTACTCGCTGCACCGGCACGAAGAGCTCCAGAAGCCGCAGTACCAGCGCCTGGTGATCGGGCACattgcgctcgaggagccCAAGATCCAGccggtgggcgtgggcgagctcTCGCGCGTGCCGTACGCCGAGAGCCCGTGGCTCAACCCGTCCTTCCACAGCCCGTACTACAACGACGGGCACCGCCGCTTGCAAAAGGAATTCCGTGCGTTTGTCGATACGGTGCTCTACCCCGACGCCCAGGCgtgcgaggcggccggcacGGACGCCAGCCCAGAAGTGTACAAGGCCATGGCGGCGAAGAAGATCAACCACATGCGTCTTGGGCCGGGCAAGCACCTGCACGGGCTGACCCTAATGGGCGGGGTCAAGGGCGAGGACTATGATGCGTTCCATGAGCTCATCGTCACCCAAGAGCTCACGCGTTGCGGCGCACGCGGCTACGGCACCGGCCTCGGCTCTGGCGTGTTCCTCGGCCTTCCCCCGGTCGTCAACTatgccgccgagccgctccGCTCCCGTGtcatcgacgaggtgctcaacGGCAAAAAGGTCATGTGCCTCGCCATCACCGAGGCGTTTGCCGGGTCCGACGTGCAGGGCATGAGGACCCGCGCCGACAAGCAGGCGGACGGGACGTGGCTGATCAACGGGCACAAGAAGTGGATCTCGGCCGGCATGTTCGCCGACTACATGCTGCTCGCGTGCAAGACGTACGGCGGCGATGGgcccgacggcgccgtgACTGcgttcctcgtcgaccgGAGCATGGGCTTCGAGACCAAGGTCGTGCCGACGTCCTACTCGAAAGCGGCGGGCACGTCGTACGTGACATTCGACAACGTCCGCGTGCCCGCCGACCATGTgatcggcgaggagggccacGGGCTGCTCATCATATTCGGCAACTTCAACCACGAGCGATGGTACATGTGTGCGTCGatggcgcgcggctcgcgcagcttgaTTGAGGAGTGTCTGCTGTGGTCGGCCCAGCGCAAGGTGTTTGGCaagccgctcctcgcgcaggccgtgATCCGGAACAAGCTCGCGCTCATGATCTCCAAGGCGGAAGCAATGCAGACGTGGATCGAGTTCATCACGTTCCAGATGACCAAGATGGACCACCGGACGCAggtcaagcagctcgccggGCCGATCAGCTTCTGCAAGATGCAGTTCAGCCTGTGGGAGAAGGAGCTCGTcagccacgccgcgcagATCTTTGGCGGCCGCGCCCTGACCGCCACTGGCATGGGCCGGTTCGTCGAGATGGCCAACCGCACAGGCCGgttcgacgacgtgctcggcgggtCGGGCGAGGTGATGGGCGACCTGGGCGTGCGCCAGCTCATCCCCCACATGCCTGACGACCAGAAGCTGTAG
- the ybfA gene encoding Putative HTH-type DNA-binding domain-containing acetyltransferase YbfA, whose product MTGAPRPSPIANGTTAAQASAAGIPADHSSPTDAQIHAIRAFNRFYTRRAGVLDPYLKSDMSLTDVRVLYEIHHGGGHITASDIAKTIGHDNGYLSRILKRFDKSGWVSRRPNPADARQSFLALTGTGEEVYAPLQAKSHAEAAALVAELSAADRVRVIEAMDTIETLLRGATASAEAETETDTTPAHPAPAPATTPAVTLRGLQPGDLGWVVQQHGEIYAKEYDWDVRFEALVAGIVEGFVKNYDASRERVWIAEVGGERVGSVFLVQGSTKATAKLRLLILGPGARGLGLGSRLVDEAIAFAREAGYEKVELWTHSCLLAARAIYAKRGFVLTSSEVYDGFGQTGLVGEFYELDLGKK is encoded by the coding sequence ATGACCGGAGCACCTCGACCCTCACCCATCGCCAACGGCACCACCGCTGCCCAAGCATCGGCAGCTGGTATCCCCGCCGACCACTCGTCCCCCACCGACGCCCAGATCCACGCGATCCGCGCCTTCAACAGGTTCTAtacgcggcgcgcgggcgtgctGGACCCGTACCTCAAGTCGGACATGAGCCTGAccgacgtgcgcgtgctGTACGAGATCCAccatggcggcggccacaTCACCGCGTCGGACATTGCCAAGACGATAGGCCACGACAACGGGTACCTCTCGCGCATCCTCAAGCGGTTCGACAAGAGCGGCTGGGTGAGCCGCCGCCCgaaccccgccgacgcgcgccagagcttcctcgccctcactGGGACGGGGGAGGAGGTGTACGCGCCGCTGCAGGCCAAGAGCCatgccgaggctgccgcgctcgtcgctgaGCTCTCTGCTGCTGACCGCGTGCGGGTCATCGAGGCGATGGACACGATCGAGACCTTGCTCCGTGGTGCGACGGCATCGGCGGAAGCCGAAACCGAAACCGacaccaccccagcccaccccgcccccgcccccgcaacCACCCCCGCAGTCACGCTCCGTGGCCTGCAGCCCGGCGACCTCGGCTGggtggtgcagcagcacggcgagATCTACGCGAAGGAGTACGACTGGGACGTGCGGttcgaggcgctcgtcgcgggcATCGTGGAGGGGTTCGTGAAGAACtacgacgcgtcgcgcgagcgcgtgtgGATCGCAGAGGTGGGCGGGGAGCGCGTCGGCTCCGTCTTCCTCGTGCAGGGCAGCACCAAGGCCACGGCCAAGCTGCGCCTGCTGATCCTCGGGCCTGGGGCCAGAGGGCTCGGGCTGGGTAGTCGGCTAGTGGACGAGGCGATCGCGTTCGCACGCGAGGCGGGCTACGAAAAGGTCGAGCTGTGGACACATAGCTGCCTgcttgcggcgcgcgccatctACGCCAAGCGGGGGTTCGTCCTCACCTCGAGCGAGGTGTACGATGGCTTTGGACAGACGGGCCTCGTGGGCGAGTTctacgagctcgacctgggCAAGAAGTGA
- the SPBC1773.06c_2 gene encoding Zinc-type alcohol dehydrogenase-like protein, translating to MTHTAIPATQRVWKLEGKDDPHTALVLREAPVPAVSGTQVLVKIKALSLNFRDLMMLHNTYSWPRLTSPIPLSDGAGVVASTGPSVSRFRVGDRVSPIFAQTHFAGLVTDAEVSTTLGGPRDGVAAQYAVFDEHGLVRIPDSLSFEEAASIPVAGVTAWNCLYGLEGRTLKPGEWVLVQGTGGVSIFALQLAKAARLTSLGADHVLNYRTTPDWGAAARALVPGGFAHVIDVGGASTLPHSLVSVRRDGVISVVGRLDGSGAEPGLSSALVHTAIVRGIWVGSRAQFDEVNSAIEANGIKPVIDARVFVFDELPAACAYLEAQKHFGKVVVRVE from the exons ATGACGCACACCGCCATCCCAGCCACCCAGCGCGTGTGGaagctcgagggcaaggacgacCCGCACACCGCGCTggtgctgcgcgaggcgccggtgccggccgTCTCGGGAACGCAGGTGCTCGTGAAGA TCAAGGCGCTCTCCCTCAACTTCCGCGACCTAATGATGCTACACAACACGTACTCGTGGCCGCGCCTCACCTCCCCAATCCCGCTctccgacggcgcgggcgtcgtcgcgtcaaCCGGCCCCTCCGTTTCCCGCTTTCGTGTAGGCGACCGCGTGTCGCCCATCTTTGCGCAGACCCACTTTGCGGGCCTGGTGACCGACGCCGAAGTCTCCacgacgctcggcggcccacgcgacggcgtggcggcgcagtATGCCGTGttcgacgagcacggcctgGTCCGCATCCCCGACTCGCTCAGCTTCGAGGAGGCAGCGAGTATCCCCGTCGCTGGGGTGACTGCTTGGAACTGCCTCTACGGGCTGGAGGGGCGCACGCTCAAGCCCGGCGAGTGGGTGCTTGTCCAGGGCACGGGCGGCGTCTCGATCTTCGCGCTGCAG ctcgccaaggccgcgcgcctcacctccctcggcgcggaccaCGTGCTCAACTACCGCACCACGCCCGACTggggcgcggccgcgcgcgcgctcgtgccggGCGGGTTCGCGCACGTCATCGacgtgggcggcgcgagcacgctGCCGCACTCGCTCGTATCagtgcgccgcgacggcgtcatcTCCGTCGTTGGCCGGCTCGACGGGTCGGGCGCTGAGCCCGGGCTCAGCTCTGCGCTGGTGCATACCGCCATCGTGCGCGGCATCTGGGTCGGCTCCCGCGCGCAGTTTGACGAGGTCAACTCTGCCATTGAGGCCAACGGGATCAAGCCGGTGATCGATGCGCGCGTGTTTGTGTTCGACGAGCTGCCTGCCGCGTGTGCGTACCTCGAGGCTCAGAAGCATttcggcaaggtcgtcgtgcgcgtcgagtGA
- the SPAC19A8.03 gene encoding Phosphoinositide 3-phosphatase, which yields MDAIKVAKVERVILERADPAPPHERTQHEGTLHLTPHHLLFCPTPPAHSEEELDEVWIPYPTVNRLQRLPLVPSGDKPTSGRFPLVVGTKTFDNYILYFTRDREGGAEDVWQSVRDCAVSSSVENLYAFFYHLPPAEGSKTPQATTSALPLSTSPEKPSTEPVAHAPPPKHERVASAGAGEGWAAFNPRSEFARQGVGSRTKAWRFTDVNKDYAFCPTYPAKLVVPSRISDSVLSYAAKYRSKARIPALSYLHWANHASITRSSQPMVGIKNARSAQDERLIECIFTSHLSPDTAFATTSNSLSPSPSSSALPSPSSSHIYGATTTNLIIDARPTTNAVANVAKGAGTENMEWYKSGKKAYLGIDNIHVMRNSLKTVVSALTEADETGAPLDRERLRKSGWIKHIGGILEGAALIVKNVHVNSSHVLIHCSDGWDRTSQLSAIAQVCLDPYYRTLEGFKVLVEKDWLSFGHMFLQRSGHLSSTKLFTATPDNIDGDEESDDDFGNAVKGVTAFFGSVTKSFSSSSHLKEISPVFHQFLDAVRQIQRQHPERFEFNEEYLLDLMFHLYSCQFGTFLFDNERTRRVAHGHKGAYTDRTVSAWEWFDRPEQRERYLNAEYKPELDDRNARDHDADLGVLFIDAKDVKFWHRLFKRTDDDMNATRFPAQDVAPVIEGSADPLVDAEAGLVAEELGVAKEGVARRPSPVRQDSASTPASASPFARLGGISARLPASPSQTWNWTQLSSAVGTVGTGAMSAFSTIRATATDAISQLRDEREEEMGSYAPGTGIGEGRHPPSRSASGALPSRNVRIPSEANPWGAPEEAAPAAKVAPLAKPEPESSTWAPSAPVNNSTGANPWGDPTPAKGLADLSLSDAAAKPSQPPPRKSSLKRSDEDKALEAAALGGDSKAWDPLGAL from the exons ATGGACGCCATCAAAGTCGCCAAAGTCGAGCGGGTGATCCTCGAacgcgccgaccccgccccgccgcacGAGAGGACACAGCACGAGGGCACGCTGCACCTCACCCCGCACCACCTGCTCTTctgccccacgccgccggcacacTCGGAGgaagagctcgacgaggtatGGATCCCGTACCCCACCGTCAACCGCCTGCAGCGGCTGCCCCTCGTGCCGAGCGGCGACAAGCCCACCTCTGGCCGCTTTCCTCTGGTGGTCGGCACCAAGACGTTCGATAACTACATTCTGTACTTTACGCGCGACCGCGAAGGCGGCGCAGAGGACGTGTGGCAGAGCGTGCGCGACTGCGCCGTGTCGA GCTCGGTCGAGAACCTCTACGCATTCTTCTACCACCTCCCCCCAGCAGAGGGGAGCAAGACGCCGCaagcgacgacctcggcactCCCCctctcgacgtcgcccgaGAAGCCGAGCACCGAACCAGTAGcccacgccccgccgccaaagcacgagcgcgtcgcgtccgccggcgctggcgaaGGCTGGGCGGCCTTCAACCCACGCTCAGAGTTTGCGCGCCAGGGCGTCGGGAGCCGCACCAAGGCCTGGCGCTTCACCGACGTCAACAAGGACTATGCGTTCTGTCCCACGTACCCCGCTAAACTTGTCGTGCCGAGCCGCATCTCCGACTCGGTGCTCAGCTACGCGGCAAAGTATCGGTCCAAGGCTAGGATACCGGCGTTGTCGTACCTCCACTGGGCTAACCAT gcaTCAATAACCCGCTCGTCGCAGCCCATGGTGGGCATCAAGAATGCGCGCTCGGCACAGGACGAGCGCTTGATCGAGTGCATCTTCACCTCCCACCTCTCGCCAGACACGGCCTTTGCGACTACCTCCAACTCTCTGTCACCATCACCCTCCTCGTCTGCCCTCCCGTCCCCATCCAGCTCCCACATCTATGGCGCCACGACGACCAACCTCATCATCGATGCCCGGCCGACCaccaacgccgtcgccaaTGTGGCCAAGGGTGCCGGAACGGAGAACATGGAGTGGTACAAATCTGGCAAGAAGGCTTACCTCGGCATCGACAACATTCACGTCATGCGCAACTCGCTCAAGACGGTCGTATCGGCGCTGACCGAGGCAGACGAGactggcgcgccgctcgaccgcgagcgcctgcggAAGAGCGGGTGGATCAAGCACATTGGTGGAATCCTCGAAGGCGCCGCGCTCATCGTGAAGAACGTGCACGTCAACTCGTCGCACGTACTCATCCACTGCTCGGACGGATGGGACCGCACGTCGCAGCTCAGCGCGATTGCACAGGTGTGCCTCGACCCGTACTACCGCACGCTCGAGGGCTTCAAGGTCCTGGTAGAGAAGGACTGGCTGTCGTTTGGCCACATGTTCCTCCAGCGCTCGGGACACCTTTCCTCCACCAAGCTGTTCACCGCGACGCCCGACAAcattgacggcgacgaggagagcgatGACGACTTCGGCAACGCTGTCAAGGGCGTCACTGCGTTCTTCGGCTCCGTGACCAAGTCGttcagctcgagctcgcacCTTAAGGAGATCTCGCCCGTGTTCCACCAGTTCCTTGACGCGGTGCGCCAGATCCAGAGGCAGCACCCTGAGCGCTTCGAGTTCAACGAAGAgtacctcctcgacctcatgTTCCACCTCTACTCTTGCCAGTTCGGCACCTTCCTGTTCGACAACGAGCGGACACGGCGCGTGGCGCACGGACACAAGGGGGCCTACACCGACCGCACCGTGTCGGCATGGGAGTGGTTTGACAGGCcagagcagcgcgagcgctaCCTGAACGCCGAGTacaagcccgagctcgacgaccgcaacgcacgcgaccacgacgcagACCTCGGCGTACTGTTcatcgacgccaaggacgtcaaGTTCTGGCACCGTCTGTTCAAACGaaccgacgacgacatgaaCGCGACGCGGTTTCCGGCCCAAGACGTCGCGCCGGTTATTGAAGGGTCTGCGGATCCGTTAGTTGACGCTGAGGCAGGGCTGGTGGCCGaagagctcggcgtggcAAAGGAGGGCGTCGCGAGGCGGCCCAGCCCAGTCAGGCAGGACTCGGCATCCACACCAGCCTCTGCATCGCCGTTCGCCCGCCTCGGTGGCATCTCTGCGCGtctccccgcctcgccgtcgcagACCTGGAACTGGACCCAGTTGTCTtccgccgtcggcaccgtcggcACTGGCGCCATGTCGGCATTCAGCACTATtcgcgccacggccaccgacgccatctcgcagctgcgcgacgagcgtgaGGAGGAGATGGGGAGCTATGCGCCGGGTACGGGGATTGGCGAGGGGCGCCACCCGCCCAGCCGGTCAGCGTCTGGTGCGCTGCCTTCTCGCAATGTGCGGATCCCGTCCGAGGCGAACCCGTGGGGTGCgccggaggaggcggcgccagcggcgaaGGTTGCACCGCTGGCGAAGCCTGAGCCAGAGAGCAGCACCTGGGCACCCTCCGCTCCAGTTAACAACAGCACAGGTGCCAACCCCTGGGGCGACCCCACGCCGGCAAAgggcctcgccgacctctcGCTCTccgacgctgccgccaagccgTCGCAACCCCCACCACGCAAGTCGTCTCTCAagaggagcgacgaggacaaggcgctTGAAGCCGCCGCACTGGGCGGCGACAGCAAGGCGTGGGACCCGCTGGGTGCATTGTAG
- the Tbce gene encoding Tubulin-specific chaperone E translates to MATSPPPPPGPSSPSSIPCTLNGRYLNAKTSHPLTIKYIGPLPPNTTSATTWFGVEYDDPANGKGHDGVYRGEQVFRARQAGAGAFIKYAPGVLLAGSTLVDAVQERYGPLVPGQEEAEVAASAPGADDVVLGSSNAAIVVEAPNLDGVRKRIGQLERRKEIGFEGEWVASLGGSAEQRRVFKERLAGVRTLDLSRNLVSTWSEMADIVAHLTGLRSLILNHSRTLCTPDLDDEQRAPLRQVFGNITELHLGNAALSWAEALDIASVFPNLEVLFLNDNALLSSLERRADQDVAACLPKLKTLSLDNCPLGDWAAIGAELVHLPSLEALNLSGVPVSTIPSPTSPPFIHLTRLVMSDSRLAAWRDIDELNQWTSGKLEHLRISFVPRDPAASPVLISGDARVDRSFLIAKLSSLTTLNGSQITYFERTDAELYYLHAVDRIDGPKSEWGQYDDLQRKHGQAEKLAPVKPTNLKSKMMNIHVIPPSGETLTLRLLRTAQVAVLKKRVAKQMHLDAVAIFTARPALFEGMWEPVEEMDEGVELGMWLSDGDTVLAVV, encoded by the exons ATGGccacatcaccaccacccccgcccgggccttcctcaccttcctccaTCCCCTGCACCCTCAACGGCCGCTACCTCAACGCAAAGACAAGTCACCCCTTGACAATAAAGTACATCGGGCCGCTTCCACCCaacacgacgtcggcgacgacgtggttCGGGGTCGAGTACGACGACCCGGCAAACGGCAAGGGCCACGACGGAGTCTACAGGGGCGAGCAGGTATtccgcgcgcggcaggcgggcgcgggcgcgttTATCAAGTATGCGCCAGGCGTACTTCTCGCTGGTTCGACGCTCGTCGATGCAGTGCAAGAGCGCTACGGGCCGCTCGTGCCCGGCCAGGAGGAGGCAGAAGTGGCCGCCAGCGCTCCGGGCGcggacgacgtcgtgctcggctcgtcgaacgccgcgatcgtcgtcgaggcgcccAACCTTGATGGTGTGCGGAAACGGATCGGCCAGCTCGAACGACGCAAGGAGATCGGgttcgagggcgagtgggtcgCGTCGCTGGGTGGgagcgccgagcagcgcaggGTGTTCAAGGAGCGGCTGGCAG GCGTGCGCACCCTCGATCTGTCGCGTAACCTCGTGTCGACTTGGAGCGAGATGGCCGACATTGTCGCGCACCTCACCGGCCTGAGGAGTCTGATCTTGAA CCACTCGCGCACACTGTGCACacccgacctcgacgacgagcagcgtgcCCCGCTTCGACAAGTGTTTGGCAACATCACCGAGCTTCACCTCGGCAATGCGGCGCTCTCGTGGGCAGAG GCGCTCGACATCGCTTCAGTGTTCCCCAACCTCGAGGTGCTGTTCCTCAACGATAATGCACTGTTGTCCAGCCTGGAGAGGCGGGCGGATCAGGACGTCGCGGCGTGTTTGCCTAAACTCAAGACGCTGAGCTTGGACAACTGTCCTCTTGGAGACTGGGCGGCGATTGGTGCAGAGCTGGTTCATCTCccgag CCTCGAAGCCCTCAACCTGAGCGGTGTCCCAGTATCGACGATCCCATCACCCACCTCACCACCATTCATCCATCTCACCCGCCTCGTGATGTCCGACTCGCGCCTCGCAGCGTGGCGCGACATTGACGAGCTCAATCAGTGGACAAGTGGCAAGCTTGAACACCTCAGGATATCATTCGTGCCGAGGGATCCAGCCGCAAGCCCGGTGTTGATAtcgggcgacgcgcgcgtcgaccggTCGTTCCTCATCGCCAAGCTGTCATCCCTCACAACGTTGAACGGGTCGCAG ATCACATACTTTGAacgcaccgacgccgagctgtaCTACCTCCACGCCGTGGACCGCATTGACGGCCCCAAGTCCGAGTGGGGCCAGTACGACGACCTGCAGCGCAAGCATGGGCAGGCCGAGAAGCTCGCGCCGGTGAAACCGACCAACCTCAAGTCGAAGATGATGA ACATACATGTCATCCCGCCCAGCGGCGAGACGCTCACCCTCCGCCTTCTGCGCACCGCGCAGGTTGCCGTGCTCAAGAAGCGCGTCGCAAAGCAGatgcacctcgacgccgtggcgaTTTTCACGGCCAGACCCGCTCTGTTTGAGGGCATGTGGGAGCCCGTGgaggagatggacgaggGGGTGGAGCTTGGAATGTGGCTGTCAGACGGGGACACGGTGCTTGCCGTGGTGTAG
- the iphP gene encoding Tyrosine-protein phosphatase: MTVPKDEVSRLALTSILGSLPKAELDSILSSPPFLPQSHLLNARDIGLVPDSAVRPGLVYRSAQVSTEAPAVAWIKEHVAAIVDLRAERERKNNPDPEVPGVRAIWEPTETIRHGLNPSDFVEGDGSSAWGGRYVDMLSEFRPTLRVVLEHVRDKPGQGILVHCTAGRDRTGVTIGLLHHLAGTPPAAILYDYMLTRLGIEPGRGVMNGALKAAAGIENGKGEELDYVEALAEAAKKPGFLNMAELRPTFWTFLENGVVERFGSWERYVRLPYPDGGLGFSDADVEAIKRNLRRPQSVL; this comes from the exons ATGACAGTTCCCAAAGACGAGGTGTCGCGCCTGGCGCTGACTTCGATTCTCGGGAGTCTCCCCAAGGCGGAGCTCGACTCGATTCTGTCCTCCCCGCCCTTCCTGCCGCAGTCCCACCTGCTGAACGCGCGCGacatcggcctcgtcccgGACTCGGCCGTGCGCCCAGGGCTCGTCTACCGCTCAGCGCAGGTCAGCACCGAAGCGCCAGCCGTCGCCTGGATCAAGGAGCACGTCGCGGCCATTgtcgacctgcgcgccgagcgcgagcgcaagaataaccccgaccccgaggtGCCTGGCGTGCGCGCAATCTGGGAGCCGACCGAGACGATCCGGCACGGCCTCAACCCGTCCGACtttgtcgagggcgacggcagctcggcgtggggCGGGCGATACGTCGACATGCTGTCCGAGTTCCGGCCCAcgctgcgcgtcgtgctcgagcatGTGCGGGATAAGCCTGGCCAGGGGATCCTCGTGCACTGTACTG CCGGCCGCGACCGTACCGGCGTCACCATCGGCCTGCTGCACCATCTtgcgggcacgccgccggcagcaaTCCTGTACGACTACATGCTCACGCGGCTCGGCATCGAGCCCGGGCGCGGGGTGATGAacggcgcgctcaaggctGCCGCGGGCATCGagaacggcaagggcgaAGAGCTCGACTATGttgaggcgctcgccgaggcggccaagaagcccgGGTTCTTGAAcatggccgagctgcgccCTACCTTCTGGACCTTCCTCGAgaacggcgtcgtcgagcggtTCGGCTCCTGGGAGCGGTACGTCCGCCTGCCGTACCCTGACGGCGGGCTGGGCttctcggacgccgacgtggaGGCGATCAAGCGGAACCTGCGCAGGCCGCAGTCTGTGCTGTag